A DNA window from Setaria viridis chromosome 2, Setaria_viridis_v4.0, whole genome shotgun sequence contains the following coding sequences:
- the LOC117845359 gene encoding GDSL esterase/lipase At2g23540, which yields MGWAAAMAAAVVAVLCVVARGEVVDEFGGGASFIFGDSLVDAGNNNFIPSLSKANMTPNGIDFAASGGMPTGRFTNGRTIADIIGEMLGQADYSPPFLAPNTTGGAILNGVNYASGGAGILNATGKIFVNRIGMDIQVDYFNITRKQLDDLLGRDKAKEFLRRKAIFSVTVGSNDFLNNYLMPVLSTGTRISESPDGFVNDLIFHLRDQLTRLYTLDARKFVVANVGPLGCIPYQKTINRVGEDECVKLPNQLAAQYNGRLRELLIELNGNLPGARFCLANVYDLVMELITNYPNYGFETASVACCGNGGSYDGMVPCGPTTSMCDARDKHVFWDPYHPSEAANVLLAKYIVDGDSKYISPMNLRKLYSL from the exons ATGGGTtgggcggcggcaatggcggccgcCGTGGTGGCGGTGCTCTGCGTGGTGGCGAGAGGGGAGGTGGTGGACGAGTTCGGGGGCGGCGCGTCCTTCATCTTCGGGGACTCGCTGGTGGACGCCGGGAACAACAACTTCATCCCCTCGCTGTCCAAGGCCAACATGACCCCCAACGGCATCGACTTCGCCGCGTCCGGCGGCATGCCCACCGGCCGCTTCACCAACGGCAGGACCATCGCCGACATCATCGGCGAGATGCTGGGCCAGGCGGACTACTCGCCGCCGTTCCTCGCCCCCAACACCACCGGCGGCGCGATCCTCAACGGCGTCAACTACGCGTCGGGAGGCGCGGGGATACTCAACGCCACAGGCAAAATCTTC GTGAACCGGATCGGCATGGACATCCAGGTGGATTACTTCAACATCACGAGGAAGCAGCTGGACGACCTGCTTGGCAGGGACAAGGCCAAGGAGTTCCTGAGAAGGAAGGCCATCTTCTCCGTCACCGTCGGCTCCAACGACTTCCTCAACAACTACCTGATGCCGGTCCTCTCCACCGGCACGCGGATCTCCGAGTCGCCCGACGGCTTCGTCAACGACCTCATCTTCCACCTCCGAGACCAGCTCACG AGGCTGTACACTCTGGACGCCCGGAAGTTCGTGGTGGCGAACGTGGGCCCGCTGGGGTGCATCCCGTACCAGAAGACCATCAACCGGGTGGGGGAGGACGAGTGCGTGAAGCTGCCCAACCAGCTGGCGGCTCAGTACAACGGCCGGCTGAGGGAGCTTCTGATCGAGCTCAACGGCAACCTCCCCGGCGCCAGGTTCTGCCTCGCCAACGTCTACGACCTCGTCATGGAGCTCATCACCAACTACCCCAACTACG GGTTTGAGACGGCGAGCGTGGCGTGCTGCGGCAACGGCGGGTCGTACGACGGGATGGTGCCGTGCGGGCCGACGACGAGCATGTGCGACGCACGGGACAAGCACGTGTTCTGGGACCCCTACCACCCCAGCGAGGCGGCCAACGTCCTGCTCGCCAAGTACATCGTCGACGGAGACAGCAAGTACATCTCGCCCATGAATCTCAGGAAGCTCTACTCCCTCTAG